From the genome of Thiovulum sp. ES, one region includes:
- a CDS encoding type I restriction-modification system methyltransferase subunit (PFAM: Eco57I restriction endonuclease) produces the protein MFKIAVLDRFQQNLKLLESRFQKFQEFQKKRKFVETVKEEKYQSGFFKDIFENSLGYILEDSNPENANIFREEKNETDRKKADGVIKVSNSIIGIVELKDFKTKNLSLVEEQAFNYHNSHSNSKYIIISNFSELRFYIDKKTEFESFKLFEMNFEEFKRFHAILSFESISENLPIKFREETTNFEREISEKFYKDFSEVRLELYEEILKQVQHKSPEQTEFISVSGKLEVLNLSQKILDRIVFIFFGESRGLLKFSKNYILETWKSDISENPLWEILKIIFRKVDVGGKIPKTYAYNGGLFAKDEKLDSLEISDETLQKVLNLGSYDFSTELDVNILGHIFENSLDDLQKFAENDFKSLRKRDGVFYTPQFITKYIIENTIGELCRKKWAEIVKNETESELLEYRKFLENLRILDPAVGSGAFLNEALDFLVREHEKLREKLLPFGDLTLGYEFDKEILENNLFGVDINRSAIEVAKLSLWIKTAKPNRKLSNLNKNLKVANSLLKMPFEEKSFDIVLGNPPYFNIQTFGAKSEIVEKIKNRYSEIWQDKSDILFYFIALSLKMSKNRVGFIISNAFLFSDKAKKLRNFILENSKIAKIVNFEKYEVFEDASITTSIVIFDGEAEKSLALNFKEKKYSPEKIVSKMGNIENFFEVKFEKDSVFALVDKRVREVNQKIDSKHKKLSELFKIGKGMETAGNKVFVFKDFPNQFPKEFIKNRVSGENIEKYILKKEKEYILYFEEVENFEDLPNSIQNHLLENREFLENRAEIKRNSLKQWWKYTFPMHKDLYKFEKIWCSYRAKENIFAFDNSDNSIGLTNMTVIFDTNEKLSLKYLIALLNSKLLNFRYKSIGKQTGNGIFEYFENGVGKLPIPDISQEEQKPIIDSVDELISLKSKISKYKKHFDKLSAVEKIEISEEIEKAENCISEIETELDKIVFKLYDLSDEEIRIVEN, from the coding sequence GTGTTCAAAATTGCAGTTTTGGATCGTTTTCAGCAAAATTTGAAACTTTTGGAATCTCGTTTTCAAAAATTTCAGGAGTTTCAAAAAAAGAGAAAATTTGTTGAAACCGTGAAAGAGGAAAAATATCAAAGTGGATTTTTCAAAGACATTTTTGAGAATTCTCTTGGTTATATTTTAGAAGATTCAAATCCAGAAAATGCGAATATTTTTCGTGAAGAGAAAAACGAAACCGACCGAAAAAAAGCAGATGGAGTTATAAAAGTTTCAAATTCTATAATTGGAATTGTGGAATTGAAAGACTTCAAAACAAAAAATCTAAGTTTGGTCGAAGAACAAGCATTTAATTATCACAATTCACACTCAAATTCAAAATATATAATTATTTCAAATTTTTCAGAACTCCGATTTTACATTGACAAAAAAACTGAATTTGAGAGTTTCAAACTTTTTGAGATGAATTTTGAAGAATTCAAAAGATTTCATGCAATTTTGAGTTTTGAGTCGATTTCAGAAAATTTGCCTATAAAATTTCGGGAAGAGACAACAAATTTTGAAAGAGAGATTTCGGAAAAGTTCTACAAAGATTTTTCGGAAGTTCGGCTTGAGCTTTATGAAGAGATACTGAAACAAGTTCAGCATAAAAGTCCTGAACAAACTGAATTTATTTCAGTTTCAGGAAAACTAGAAGTCTTGAATTTGTCACAGAAAATACTTGACAGAATCGTTTTTATCTTTTTTGGTGAGAGTCGTGGGCTTCTGAAGTTTTCAAAAAATTATATTTTGGAGACTTGGAAAAGTGATATTTCTGAAAATCCACTTTGGGAAATTCTGAAAATCATATTTCGGAAAGTTGATGTCGGTGGAAAAATTCCAAAAACTTATGCTTACAATGGTGGGCTTTTTGCAAAAGATGAAAAACTTGATTCTTTAGAAATTTCTGATGAAACTCTTCAAAAAGTTTTAAATCTCGGTTCTTACGACTTTTCAACGGAACTTGATGTGAATATTTTGGGACATATTTTTGAGAATTCGCTTGACGATTTACAGAAATTTGCTGAAAATGATTTTAAAAGTTTGAGAAAACGGGACGGAGTTTTTTACACACCACAATTTATAACGAAATATATTATTGAAAACACAATTGGGGAATTATGCCGAAAAAAGTGGGCTGAAATTGTCAAAAATGAGACGGAATCTGAACTTTTGGAATACAGAAAATTTCTTGAAAATTTGAGAATTCTTGATCCTGCTGTTGGTTCTGGAGCATTTTTGAATGAGGCTTTGGATTTTCTGGTTCGGGAGCATGAAAAACTTCGTGAAAAACTTTTGCCATTTGGAGATTTGACTCTCGGCTACGAATTTGATAAGGAAATCCTAGAAAATAATCTTTTTGGGGTGGATATAAATCGGAGTGCAATCGAAGTTGCAAAATTGAGTTTGTGGATTAAAACGGCAAAACCGAACCGAAAATTATCAAATTTGAATAAGAATTTGAAAGTTGCAAATTCACTTTTGAAGATGCCGTTTGAGGAAAAATCGTTTGATATTGTTTTAGGAAATCCTCCATATTTTAATATTCAAACTTTTGGAGCAAAATCTGAAATTGTTGAAAAAATCAAAAATCGATATTCTGAAATTTGGCAAGACAAAAGTGATATTCTTTTTTACTTCATTGCTCTCTCTTTAAAAATGTCGAAAAATAGAGTCGGTTTTATAATTTCAAATGCTTTCCTCTTTTCGGACAAAGCAAAAAAGTTGAGAAATTTCATTTTGGAAAATTCAAAAATTGCAAAAATAGTGAATTTTGAGAAATATGAAGTTTTTGAAGATGCTTCGATTACAACTTCGATTGTGATTTTTGACGGAGAAGCTGAAAAAAGTTTAGCTCTGAATTTCAAAGAAAAAAAATATTCTCCAGAAAAGATAGTTTCAAAAATGGGAAATATTGAAAATTTCTTTGAAGTCAAATTTGAGAAAGATTCAGTTTTTGCACTTGTCGATAAAAGAGTTCGGGAAGTGAATCAAAAAATCGACTCAAAACACAAAAAACTTTCGGAACTTTTCAAAATTGGAAAAGGAATGGAAACAGCAGGAAATAAGGTTTTTGTTTTTAAAGATTTTCCAAATCAATTCCCAAAAGAGTTTATAAAAAATAGAGTTTCTGGTGAAAATATTGAGAAATATATTTTGAAAAAAGAGAAAGAGTATATTTTGTATTTTGAAGAAGTTGAGAATTTTGAAGATTTGCCAAACTCAATTCAAAATCATCTTTTGGAAAATCGCGAATTTTTAGAAAATCGGGCTGAAATAAAACGAAATAGCTTAAAACAATGGTGGAAATATACTTTTCCAATGCACAAAGATTTATATAAATTTGAAAAAATTTGGTGTTCGTATCGTGCAAAAGAGAATATTTTTGCTTTTGATAATTCTGATAATTCAATTGGTTTGACAAACATGACTGTAATTTTTGATACAAATGAGAAACTATCGTTGAAGTACCTCATCGCACTTTTGAATTCCAAACTTTTAAATTTCCGATACAAATCGATTGGAAAACAGACGGGAAATGGAATTTTTGAATATTTTGAAAATGGTGTTGGCAAACTTCCAATTCCTGATATTTCTCAAGAAGAACAAAAGCCGATAATTGATTCTGTCGATGAACTCATATCTTTAAAATCCAAAATTTCCAAATACAAAAAACACTTTGACAAACTTTCTGCTGTTGAAAAAATTGAAATCAGTGAAGAG
- a CDS encoding OAH/OAS sulfhydrylase (PFAM: Cys/Met metabolism PLP-dependent enzyme~TIGRFAM: OAH/OAS sulfhydrylase), with product MNKETLAIHGGYEKDSQRTMAVPIYQTTAYEFRDVEHAGNLFELKELGNIYTRLTNPTNEIFEKRVALLENGMSGLATGSGMSAITYAVLNLIEAGGNIVASSKLYGGTITLFTQTLKRFGISVKFFDKPEEIENLIDDKTGVIFFESLSNPSIDVANIDEVVKVADKHGIVTVVDNTVATPVLCNPISFGADIVVHSASKYMTGQGLAIGGVIVDSEKSNKKLIGNSRYPQFNTPEESYHGFVFANVPTMPIFNLRVRIILLRDMGSALSPFNSWLFIQGLETISLRVEKHSQNALEIAKFLETHPAVKSVNYPKLENSKQFDLAEKYLSKGGSGLLSFEVESFEKAKEVIEKTEIFSLVANIGDSKSIITHPASTTHQQLSAEELEKAGISKSLIRLSVGLENVEDLIADLKKAL from the coding sequence TTGAATAAAGAGACATTAGCAATTCACGGCGGATACGAAAAAGATAGTCAGAGAACGATGGCAGTTCCGATTTACCAAACAACCGCTTATGAATTTAGAGATGTGGAACATGCGGGAAATCTTTTTGAATTGAAAGAGTTGGGAAATATTTATACAAGACTTACAAATCCGACAAACGAGATTTTTGAAAAACGGGTTGCACTTCTTGAAAACGGAATGTCTGGACTTGCAACTGGTAGCGGAATGAGTGCAATTACTTATGCTGTTTTAAATTTAATCGAAGCTGGTGGAAATATTGTCGCATCTTCAAAACTTTATGGCGGAACAATCACACTTTTCACTCAAACTTTAAAACGATTTGGAATTAGTGTGAAATTTTTTGACAAACCTGAGGAGATTGAGAACCTCATCGATGATAAAACAGGGGTGATTTTTTTCGAGTCGCTCTCAAATCCAAGTATTGATGTTGCAAATATCGATGAGGTTGTAAAAGTTGCCGATAAACACGGAATTGTTACAGTTGTTGATAACACCGTCGCAACTCCTGTTTTGTGTAATCCGATTTCATTTGGTGCTGATATTGTTGTTCATAGTGCAAGTAAATATATGACGGGGCAAGGTCTTGCAATCGGTGGAGTTATCGTAGATTCTGAAAAATCTAATAAAAAATTGATTGGAAATTCTCGGTATCCGCAATTCAACACACCTGAAGAGAGCTATCACGGATTTGTTTTTGCAAATGTCCCAACTATGCCAATTTTCAATTTACGAGTTCGGATAATTCTTTTGCGAGATATGGGTTCTGCTCTTTCACCTTTCAACTCTTGGCTTTTTATTCAAGGTTTGGAAACTATCTCTTTGCGAGTTGAAAAACATTCTCAAAATGCACTAGAAATTGCAAAATTCTTGGAAACTCACCCTGCTGTCAAAAGTGTAAATTATCCAAAATTAGAGAATAGCAAACAGTTTGATTTGGCTGAAAAATATCTTTCAAAAGGTGGAAGTGGTCTTCTATCTTTTGAAGTGGAATCGTTTGAAAAAGCAAAAGAAGTTATCGAAAAAACTGAAATCTTTTCACTCGTTGCAAATATTGGGGATAGCAAATCAATTATCACTCACCCCGCTTCTACAACTCACCAACAACTTTCAGCAGAAGAGTTGGAAAAAGCAGGAATTTCAAAAAGTTTAATTCGTCTCTCTGTTGGTTTGGAAAATGTTGAAGACCTCATCGCTGATTTGAAAAAAGCTCTTTAA
- a CDS encoding cysteine synthase A (PFAM: Pyridoxal-phosphate dependent enzyme~TIGRFAM: cysteine synthase A; cysteine synthases) produces the protein MKIAGSIRELIGETPIVRLDSISSNAEVVAKCEFMNPLGSIKDRVALNVIMKAIERGEINSDTVVIEATSGNTGIALASITASLGLKMIVVMPESMSKERKNLIKFFDSNLVLTPASEGMTGAVAKAEDIRKNNPNSFIVSQFMREDNPNTHRETTAKEILRDTDGKIDIFVVGVGSGGSITGIGETLKKEIPNLKIVAVEPEESAILSGEEASPHKIQGIGAGFIPKILNRDIFDEVLQIKGDDAIKMARKLAYKDGFLVGISSGANVLASQILAQRRENKGKRILTILNDTGERYLSTELFEK, from the coding sequence ATGAAAATAGCTGGAAGTATTAGAGAATTGATAGGTGAAACTCCTATTGTAAGACTCGATTCTATCTCTTCAAATGCTGAAGTAGTTGCAAAATGTGAGTTTATGAATCCGCTTGGATCGATAAAAGATAGAGTTGCTTTAAATGTAATTATGAAAGCAATTGAGAGAGGTGAAATAAATAGCGATACAGTTGTTATTGAGGCAACGAGTGGAAACACAGGAATTGCATTGGCTTCAATTACTGCTTCACTTGGATTAAAAATGATTGTTGTTATGCCTGAGTCAATGTCGAAAGAGAGAAAAAATCTAATTAAATTTTTTGACTCAAATCTTGTTTTGACTCCAGCGAGTGAGGGAATGACAGGTGCTGTTGCAAAAGCTGAAGATATTCGCAAAAATAATCCAAACTCATTTATAGTTTCTCAATTTATGAGAGAAGATAATCCAAATACACACCGAGAAACAACAGCAAAAGAGATTTTGAGAGATACAGACGGAAAAATTGATATTTTTGTTGTTGGAGTTGGTAGTGGTGGTTCAATTACAGGAATAGGAGAGACTCTAAAAAAGGAGATTCCAAATTTAAAAATAGTTGCTGTTGAACCAGAAGAATCCGCAATTCTCTCAGGGGAAGAAGCTAGTCCTCATAAAATACAGGGAATTGGTGCTGGATTTATTCCAAAAATCTTAAATCGTGATATTTTCGATGAGGTGCTTCAAATTAAAGGTGATGATGCAATTAAAATGGCTAGAAAATTAGCTTATAAAGATGGTTTTCTTGTTGGTATTTCATCGGGTGCAAATGTTCTTGCATCTCAAATTCTTGCTCAAAGAAGAGAGAATAAGGGTAAAAGAATTTTGACAATTTTAAATGATACAGGTGAAAGATACCTTTCGACTGAACTTTTTGAAAAATAG